The Heterodontus francisci isolate sHetFra1 chromosome 13, sHetFra1.hap1, whole genome shotgun sequence genome includes a region encoding these proteins:
- the mrpl4 gene encoding large ribosomal subunit protein uL4m: MMISRVIRMCCRDFGKRFVSTLSGGSELPSNLHLQGNLFEIGKKGPSPIESGLPVLRKCEIAVPSHLKPRQAWLESLQSYTDDKLGIVDLHPDVFAVPPRIDILHEVAIWQKNFKRISHAKVKTRAEVRGGGRKPWRQKGSGRARHGSIRSPIWRGGGVAHGPRGPTSYYYMLPMKVRVMGLKVALSMKFAQDYLHIINSLEMPSPDPQYLIDLVRYRHWGDSVLIVDVNEDMPENILAATKYSKTVTVMPVIGLNVHSMLKHETLVLTLDAVSFLEKKLLWHNTRFSPLYPFKLPYRDFP; encoded by the exons TTTGTGTCAACTCTATCTGGAGGAAGTGAGTTGCCATCCAATCTCCATCTCCAAGGAAACTTATTTGAGATAGGAAAAAAAG GACCATCCCCAATTGAATCTGGGCTGCCCGTTCTGAGAAAGTGTGAAATAGCAGTTCCTTCACATCTGAAGCCCAGACAGGCCTGGCTAGAGTCTCTGCAGAGCTATACTGATGACAAGTTAGGCATTGTTGATTTGCATCCTGATGTCTTTGCAGTACCTCCAAG AATTGATATTCTACATGAAGTGGCAATTTGGCAGAAAAACTTTAAAAGAATA AGCCATGCTAAGGTGAAGACTCGAGCTGAAGTGCGAGGTGGAGGTAGGAAACCCTGGCGACAGAAAGGAAGTGGCAGGGCACGTCATGGCAGCATCCGGTCACCAATATGGAGAGGAG GTGGTGTTGCCCATGGTCCTCGAGGGCCAACTAGTTATTATTATATGTTGCCCATGAAAGTTCGTGTAATGGGTCTGAAAGTGGCGCTCTCCATGAAGTTTGCTCAG GATTACCTGCACATTATCAATTCCCTCGAAATGCCCAGCCCAGATCCTCAATACCTTATTGACTTGGTACGGTATAGACACTGGGGAGATTCTGTCCTTATTGTAGACGT TAATGAAGACATGCCAGAAAATATTTTAGCAGCAACAAAATATTCTAAAACTGTAACAGTGATGCCTGTTATAG GGCTGAATGTTCACAGTATGCTGAAACATGAGACCTTGGTTCTAACATTGGATGCAGTCAGTTTTCTAGAGAAGAAGTTGCTGTGGCACAATACAagattctcccccctctatccatTCAAACTACCTTACAGAGACTTTCCTTGA